DNA sequence from the Methanobacteriaceae archaeon genome:
TGATTCCTCAGCAGCTCTTCTAATATTTCTAGGGACACTCGTATCCCCCATAATATGTTTTAAAATTTGATTACAACGTTCAAATGCTTCTGTGCTCATAATAGCGCCTCCGTTAATAAATTGTGCTTGTGATTTAGTTGTGCTTAAAATGGTAATTCATAAAAAGCCTTATCCAAATTTCTTTATGTTTTGAGCTTTAAAAAGGTTTTGATCGAAAATTCATGAAACAGAAGGAAAGGAATTTTTAAATCCTTTAAAGATGATTTAAGGAGTTAAAGGTAAAACCAAAATATTATATTTTTTTAAAGCTTTCTACTTCCACCTACGGCAAGCGCAACCGTAACTCCGTTGAATGCAGTTTTTTTCAAAATTAATTCAGCACCAACCCCCGCCTGAATAAGTGCTGTGGGTTCTGATACACCAACAACACCAAATTCACGTTGCACCAGTTCAGAAGGGGTGCAATCTGAATGCTCAAATTCTTTAATAGCTTTTAGAGGAACAATTTCTAAGGGCAGATCTGTTTTAACAGCAACGGCTTTGATACTTTCTTCATCTTTCTTCATCTCACCCGTGGCCAAGGCATCCAACCTTTCTAGGGGAATATGGATATGCTGCAAGGCAGAGCGCAGTGCAAAAAAAAGTTGATCCTCGTCAACACCTTTACGACTTCCAATACCTGCCACCATCTTTTTAGGATACATATCCAAAAAATAATCATCTAAAGTGGCTCTTAGGAATGATTCATCCCATAAATGAGTATTATATGACAAGCTGATCCTGGGATGATTTTCTAAAAACTTGAAACGTGAAGGTAAGTACAGATCTATTTTATCACCTTCAGCTAGATACTGGTTAAACATTTTTACCAGATGCTTCTGCTCTATTTCAAGCCACATATAATTTGCCAAGGTATCAAGGCCTATTTTGCCCTGTAAATCTGTTGCAGTGGTGATGACTGGGACTGCGCCAACAATACCTGCTATTTTAACAGCGAAAGCATTAGCTCCCCCCATATGTCCAGATAATAAACTAATCACGTGTTTACCATTCTCGTCCATAACCAGGACCGCAGGATCTTTGAATTTCGATTTGATTAGAGGACATATAGTTCTTACCATGATACCAGTGGCCATAATACCAACCCAGCAGTTATATTCATTGAAATGCGCGTTTAATGTTTCTTTAACGTTTTTATGAAAAACATCAACACCTAAAACAGTGGGATCGTTTTCAAGAATAGATACCATGTTACTGGCAATGTTTTTACCATTTTCAGTGACTGTTATTATCCCAAACTTCATGAAACCATTCCTAAACCCATTTCGAAAACTAATATTTAATGAAATGAATATCTGATTAAATTCTAATTAATGAATGAACATGTTTATCGTTTCTTTAAATTTTAAAAGAACTTGGATTAATGAATATGGATTTATGAATAATTTTGATTGATGATCTCTTTCGAAGATATTCTTATTAAGTTAGTGTTAATATTGAGAGATAATGCTTATTTTACTTCCTACGTTCTTGAATAAGTACAATGTTACTAACATTTATTTAAACATTTTTCCCGTAGAACAATTATGTGAAATATAAATAAATAAAGACCATAATTGATAAAATGATGATTAAATAAATAGCAATTGTGGTGATGGTGAGTTTTAAAGCTTCTATTATTTTTTCAAGTGTTAAATCATCATACTTTTCACCCAATGTATAAGTTCCAGGTTTTTCAAGTTGCACATTCAGAGCACCTGCTGCTGCAGCCATAGGATAACCGGAATTGGGGCTGGGTGTGTTATTAGCATCATTAATCATGACTTTCCATGAATTTCTATAGTTATATCTCAATAAAAAGGAAGAAATCACTATTAAAACACCAGTAAACCTGGCAGGGAAATAATTGAGAAAATCATCAACTCGAGCAGAGAACCATCCAATATCAATATTTTCTTCATCTTTATACCCAACCATAGCATCCAATGTATTTATCACCCGATAAGAAACCCCAGCCAGAATAGCTATTACAATGGGAAAATAATTCTGCATGAAAAATTTATTAAACGAAATATTAAACAATAAATTAGTATATAAAGCATTGAAGATTGTTATACTGCTAAAAACAATTGCTAAAAGACCAAAAATGAAAATATAAGTAAGGGGGGAGATAACTGAGTCGGTAATGTTTTCAGTAAGCGTTTCAATAGCTGCAGAAACCAAATCTTCTAAGGAAAGATTTTCAGTGTTCCTACTTACCAAGAAAGAAAGTTTTAACCTACCCTGATCTAAATCAAGCTTCATCTTATTGTAAACATCATAAACCGATTTTAAGAGAGATTTAATGGCAAATGTAGTTGATAATAAAATTGATGATACGATTAAGAATAAAATGTGGTTGAAATTAGAAAGCATCAATAAAAAAATAAATGAAAATCCGAAAATGAAAATCAATACAACAGGTAAAAAAATTCCAGAAATACGGTTTTTTATTGGTGAACTGCTTAAAACTTTTTTTTTAAATATAATAATGCATCTGCCCATTAAAGCAACAGGGTGAATAAAAGAGGGTAATTCGCCAAGAAGTAGATCTATTAATATAGACATGAAAAATACTATGAAAAATTCTAATAGCATAATTTTTCCCTCAGTTACCTCACTTTTACATCTACAAAAACATAATCTAAATTATTCCTATTAGGCTGTATTTTTCTTATTTTGTATATCAATTTGTTGATCCTCTGGTTTTTTAATGGAATTATTATTTCCATATCTTTATTTTCTTAAAATTATTGATTTTGATTGGATGTTGAATAATCAAGACTCATACCAATTAATTTCTAAATGATCAACAAGTGAGACCTTTATTGCAAGTGTAAAAGTATGGGAAAAATATGAAACTATCTGATTTTTTTTGGCTTGAAACTATAATGATGATATCAGCATGTCTGATTGCATAATTTATAATAGACTAAATAAAGAGTAAGACATGAATTACAAGTGTAAAAATGTAAAGTGGGAATGGAAAAAAGAAAAAATACTAGAGACAATAATTTCAAGTGTAATCATTTTTTTAAGTTCTTTGGTCCTGAAAAAATAAAAATCAATCTTAATAGTAAAAAGTGTATATTTAACATTGTGAGAGGTTTATTTCAAGTGTATTATTAATATATAATAATTAAAAAGTATGATTATAGAAATAACATTAATTATTTCTAAATTTTTATACTTATTTTTAAATATTTAATTTAAACCATTTTTTACCAAAAATAAAGATTTTCACTTATTAAAAAAAAAATTAAATGAGTTTGAATTTTTTAATACAAAAATTGATTTTCAACTTCTATTTCTAATCTTGAGATATAATTTTTCATAAACTGATGTTCAGATTAATCTTTATTTACATGAGACAATTGGAATTTTAATATTTTGTGTTTGCTTTTTTAATATGAAAGTATTTTTTTTCCTTTTTTATGTTAAATACTTATCAAATCCAATTTTTGTATTTACAGTGGAAATTGATCTCTCTATTATTAAAAACATTTTTTACAACATTTTTTCTATACAAGAATTTACACTGGAAATGGACCTCTCACCATATCATTAATATAGGATTAGTAACTTACACTTGAAATACAACTTATCTTCGTCAAAAGTTGCAATTTTACACTTGAAACATACCTCCGTTGGATATTTAATCTGTTGCCAAAAGTTCCAACAGGAATATAAAAACAAGGATATGCGAAATTTCTCTCTAATAATGTTTTTTGACGAAGTATAAGTTTGAATTTAACTGCAGCATTTATTTTGCTGTGTTTTCACTGTTAAATTTCCACTCTTAAAGTATTGTAAATCGATAAAACCATCACCACTCCATAAATACTATTATTTCGGAGTTTTATACTTTAATTGTGGCTATTATAAATAAAAAAATAAACTAGGGCGGGCTTTGGATATATTTTCGTTAGAGTGTGGTATTTATGAACATCTTTGAGGAATTGGGCGAGAAAAATTCGGTTTTCAAATGTAAAAAATTTTTGGATCATAGATTTTTACCGGATAATTTACCTCACCGTGAGGATCAGATTAAGGCTGTGGCTAAGTACTGGGTTGAGGCCTTGAAAAATGTAACTCCTCCAGATGTTACCATTTATGGGAAAACAGGCACTGGGAAAACAGCTGTTGCTAAATTTGCCAAAAAACAGCTCAGCGAAGTTTCTAAGGAAAAAAATGTGAACGTGCGGGTTGAGTATATTCGTTGCACAGATTTCACTACAGAATACCAAGTAATAGCTCGTTTGTGCCAGCAAATGGGTCAGGATGTGCCATATAGGGGTTGGACTAAGGCAGAGGTTATAAATGCTTTCCGAAACCTTTTTAAGAAGAATGTTTTTGGTAATAATTTGATTTTAATAATCATTCTTGATGAAATTGATATTCTCCTGAAAAATGACGGTGATGGTCTTCTTTATACTCTTACCCGAACAGATAATGTTTCCATAGCATCTATAAGTAACTTTGTAGATTTCAAACAATTCATCAAACCCCGAGTGAGGAGCAGTCTCAGGGACCGGGAAATTGTTTTCCCTCCTTACAATGCACAGCAACTGGTGGACATTCTAAATGAACGTTCAAAGTTGTCATTCAATGAAGGAGTACTGCATGATGAAGTCATCCCTTTATGCGCTGCTCTTGCTGCAAAGGAAGAAGGTGATGCCAGGTATGCGCTTGATCTACTTCGAACTTCTGGAGAAATAGCTGATGAGAAAGGCACAGAAATGGTTTATGAAGAATACGTACGTGAAGCCAAGGATCAGATTGAACACAACAAAGTAACTGATATTGTTATGACCTTACCCAGTCAGCAGCAGAAAGTACTGGAATCACTAATCTTTTTAACTAAACGAAAAGAAGAAATCACTTCCGGAAGACTCTACGATGTTTACAAAGATATAACTAAGGGCGATTCAGTTTCATACAGGCGAATTTTCGATTTTATCAATGAACTGGAAATGTTAGGATTAATATCAACAAAAACAGTATCACGCGGCAGGGGTAAAGGAAGAACAAATCTCATAACTTTACAGTGTGACATGGTACTTCTTGAAGATGCCATGTGGAATGGTTAAATGCCAAATTAAAACATTTAAACCATTATTTTACCAATTATTCATTTTCCTATTTCATCCATTTCATTAAACATACATTCTACAATAAAAGAACAGACAAAATTATAAAAAACTTATTTTAAAAAAAATTCTTTAATTAAAATCTTCATTTAAAAATGCACTGTTTTTAAATCACCATCAATAGATTTATTATCAGATTATTGATTTTAAAAGAGCCATACGCACTGGAACACCATAAAATGCTTGTTGGAAGTATCTTCCGTAGGGGGTGTTGTCTACATCGTGGGATATTTCATCAACCCTGGGGAGGGGATGCATGACTATGGCTTCACTACCCTTAAGAAGACGTGAGTCAATGGTATAAGCCCCTTTGATTTTTAAATACTCTTGTGGATCTGGGAATCTTTCTTTCTGGATCCGGGTAACATATAAAACATCAGCGTAGGGGAGAACATCATGGATATCTTCAGTTTCCTGCACATTGACTCCTGCTCTAGACAGATCATGCAGGATCTCCCTGGGCATCTTAAGTTCAGGTGGTGATACAAAACTCATTTTAGCCCCGAACATGGCCAGTGCATAGGAAAGGGAGTGCACAGTTCGCCCATATTTCAAGTCACCCACAAGTGCAACGTGCAGTTCTTTTATATTACCCAGCACACGTTTCATGGTGTAAAGGTCCAGGAGAGTCTGGGTAGGATGTTGTCCTGCTCCATCACCTGCATTGATCACAGGCACATCAACCATTTCCGATACATAACGGGCGGTTCCTTCCATATTATGCCGAATAACCAATGCATCAGTGTATTCAGCCACAATTCTCACAGTGTCGGTTAAATTTTCCCCCTTAGACGCTGAACTAGTTCCAGATTCAGCAAATCCAACTGTACTTCCACCTAAACGTTTCATTGCTGTTTCAAATGACAAACGGGTCCTGGTGGAAGCTTCATAAAAAAGCATTCCCAGGATAGATCCAGAGAGAATATTGGATTTTTCTTGGGATCTGGCAATGGGTTCCATTTCTTCTGCTAAATCCAGAATGTACTCAATATCTCCTTTGCTGAAATCCTTAATTGAAATTATATTTTTTAATTTGAAACCCATGTTCTTCACCATACATTGTTTATGTGGATGGTATTCCTTTAAATTATTACATTACCCTAATTTTTACCATTTTTTTTTTATTTTATTGACACAGTTGTTTGGTCTGGGCGAGGATTGGTTGAAATTATTTTTTATTTTTTCATTTTTTCCCCTTTTTCATTTTTCTCTCTACGAAATCTACTTGAATAATTGGTCATTAACTTAAATTTTCCTCCCAAAGCTTAAATAACCAGTGTGCCCAGTCATTCTTGTGCTGGGACGCACACCTTTATCTCTCACTTCAATTTCACGCACAAGACATTCTAAACTCTTAATATGGTTAAATTCACGTTTTTTAAGTATTCGGGTAAACAGTTTCACCTGGTCAATGTAAGGAGTATAGGCTACAAGGTATCCTCCTGGTTTAAGAGCAGCACGGGCATGTTCTATCACTTCCCAAGGTTTGGGAAGATCTAAAAACACCAGATTCACATCTTTTTCATCTATTCCTTCATTCACGTTCTTGCACTTTATTGTTACATTTTCAAGTCCCCATCCTTTAACATTTTTTTCTGCTATCTGGGAGAAGTCTTCCCGCAATTCATAAGTATAAACATGACCATTTTCTCCTACCATGTTTCCTAGGAATATAGTAGCAGCACCGGCCCCGGTTCCGGCTTCCACTACTCGCTGACCACTACCCAGTCCAGTGTAGGCTGCCATAACTCCCAGATCTTTAGGGAGTATTATAGAGCACCTTCGATCCATTAATTCAATGTAATCATTGATATTTGCTTCAACTACATGGAATTCATGGCCTAAGTGTGTTAGTAAAACATCCCCCGGGGAGCTTTTTTCTATATCATCGCTTTTTATGTAACCCTGGTCTGTATGCAAGTCATCTGAACCTGCCATGAATTTTTTTCCACGTTCACTTATGAGAATCTTCATTTAATATCATTTCCTATATTTTTTCATTTTCAATTTCACCTAACTTAAATTCTTTTCTAGGTTTATTTTTCCCTTTTGCCACGTTTTTCCCGTTGAAAAGTAGATTTTTCCCATCAGTAGAATCACTAGAGTTCTCAAGCCTCGTATCTGATGAATACTCTGATTCAACAACATTTCTAATGTTTTGAGCAATTTTTTCCCCAATTCCTTTCACACTTTTTAGTTCATCTAGATCTGCAGTGAAAACTTTTTCCACACTTTTAAATTTTTCTAACAAGTTTCTAGCGTTAACAGGACCAATATTGGGCAATGATTCTACTATGAAAAGCTGTTGTTCAGTTAGGGTTAATGGTTTCCGGTCTGTCTGTATCTGCATTTCTCTGGAACTTTTATCGGATTCTCGAATTGCCAGCCGGTGGATCATGGCTGCAGTGTCCTCTGGATTGCGAGTGGGAATGATTGGTAGGTTAAAATCCACAGCTAAACTGGCTAAAGCTCCCCTTATGGCATTGGGATGAATTCCACTGCTGTATAGATCATCTCCTTCTAGTATTATAAGGGGATGAGAAAAGTTTTCAACTAATGCCTGTGCCTGTTTATATAATCGTTTATCAATTAATGAGCTTACAAAATCTTTACTGCTTTTTCTTTCTATTGCAATATTAGGACTTACCATGTAATCTGCCACTGGAAGATTGGTTGATTCAATTTTAACTCCCAAGTTGCTTAATTCTCTGGTAACTCCTGATCTGGCTTCCCTATGATCAACATGCACGGTTATTTGTTCATCATTATCTGGTTTTTTCCTGCTAAGCAATTTCACATCTTTATCATCAGCAATGAGAGATTGTTCAAACCCATCATAACCTTTTAGTTCTTTTTTCATTCTCCGCTCTCGATTTATGCTGGAATAATAGAATGATTCGTCCCTAGTATTCTTAGTTATTAAAACGATCATACGGCCTTTGGTGGTTCTACCAGTTCTTCCCCTTCTCTGGATCATTCTAATTTCTGAGGGAACTGGCTCGTAAAGCACCACCAGATCCACGCTGGGAATATCTATACCCTCTTCTGCTACGCTGGTGGAAACCAGGACTTGGTAGGTTTTCATACGGAATGCTTTTATGATATTTTTTTGCTCTTTTTGACTCAGACCTTTCTCAGTCTCTCTGTTAGTCTGTCCAAAAAATTTCACTGCATTTATATCATTTTCCTGACATTTTTGGAAAATCTGGTTGACTGTATCCCGGTACTGGCTGAAAACAATAACCTGCTCTCCCTTGTTGGCAGATTTCTTAAGAATTTTCATTAGTTTTTCCAGTTTAGGATGTTCAATACCTTTATCAAAGGATTTTTTAGTTAAAAAAACTGCCTTTTTGAAGTTTTCGTCCATGAAAAGGCCTTGAGCAGCTTTAGTTTTTTTCTGGCGCATTCTTTGAAAGTAAGAGTTCAGATTACTCACTCCCTGAGTTTCCAGAAGTTCCATAGCATGCATCACACTAAAAACTGCAGTTAACATGGAAATGGCTAGAAGACAGTTTCTGGGAGGTTTAACACTTCTGGACATTCGGTTCTGGACCTTCCCACGTGCTCGTAAAATGTCCTTTTTACTGACCTGATGCACTGAGGAAATAACACCCATTTTTTTAAGGCCCTTAAGCCGGTTTTTAAGGACAGTGTCCAGATGTCTTTTAATGGCTAAATGTTCTTTTTTTAACTCAACTTTAATCCATTCAACTTCAATAGGGTTAAAGTAGGGTTTAACATCAGGGTCATCCTCATTTTTCACCACCACCTCTTTTATGAAAAGGTTCTGGCAAACTTGACTTATTCTCTCTTCATCACCACCAGGAGAAGCTGTTAATCCTAATATAAGGGGATTACTTGCTTCTTGGGTGTAACGGTTAGCTAGAAACACGTAAGAATAGGATCCTGTTCCACGATGGCATTCATCAAATATAAGGAGTGAAACATCCTTTAAAGAGTACCTGCCAGCAATAATATCCGATTCCACAGTTTGCGGTGTTGCAGAAATAATTTGTGAATTATTCCATCTTTTCACACGTTCTTCCACCTTAACCGCACCAGTTAAACTGCTAATAGTAGTTTTTATAAAATTTCTGAAACTTTCTTCGTGTTGTACTACCAGAGGTTTAGTAGGGGCCAAAATCAGTATTTTATCATCAGGATATTTTTTTATCCTCTCTGCAGCCACCAGTGCAGCTATAATAGTTTTCCCCAAGGCGGTAGGGGCCACTATCATAGTATTTCCCTTTTTAAGAACTTTAGCAGCCAGTAATTGCTGGTAAGAACGTGCTTCTATTTTTTCTGGGTGTATCAGAGGGTGTTGTATCCACCTAACCATAGTATTAAGTTTATAAAAGGATAGCATATAAAAATGATGATAGTTTAAGAAAGTAAATCGAGAAAAAAGGATATTATCCTGTAATTTTCTCTGAGTAAATCCGTAAATTTTTCATTAAATTCAGAAACTCACTTTTTTATTCAAATGAAGTGCAATACCAGA
Encoded proteins:
- a CDS encoding cobalt-precorrin 5A hydrolase; protein product: MKFGIITVTENGKNIASNMVSILENDPTVLGVDVFHKNVKETLNAHFNEYNCWVGIMATGIMVRTICPLIKSKFKDPAVLVMDENGKHVISLLSGHMGGANAFAVKIAGIVGAVPVITTATDLQGKIGLDTLANYMWLEIEQKHLVKMFNQYLAEGDKIDLYLPSRFKFLENHPRISLSYNTHLWDESFLRATLDDYFLDMYPKKMVAGIGSRKGVDEDQLFFALRSALQHIHIPLERLDALATGEMKKDEESIKAVAVKTDLPLEIVPLKAIKEFEHSDCTPSELVQREFGVVGVSEPTALIQAGVGAELILKKTAFNGVTVALAVGGSRKL
- a CDS encoding cobalamin biosynthesis protein, translating into MLLEFFIVFFMSILIDLLLGELPSFIHPVALMGRCIIIFKKKVLSSSPIKNRISGIFLPVVLIFIFGFSFIFLLMLSNFNHILFLIVSSILLSTTFAIKSLLKSVYDVYNKMKLDLDQGRLKLSFLVSRNTENLSLEDLVSAAIETLTENITDSVISPLTYIFIFGLLAIVFSSITIFNALYTNLLFNISFNKFFMQNYFPIVIAILAGVSYRVINTLDAMVGYKDEENIDIGWFSARVDDFLNYFPARFTGVLIVISSFLLRYNYRNSWKVMINDANNTPSPNSGYPMAAAAGALNVQLEKPGTYTLGEKYDDLTLEKIIEALKLTITTIAIYLIIILSIMVFIYLYFT
- a CDS encoding DEAD/DEAH box helicase; this encodes MVRWIQHPLIHPEKIEARSYQQLLAAKVLKKGNTMIVAPTALGKTIIAALVAAERIKKYPDDKILILAPTKPLVVQHEESFRNFIKTTISSLTGAVKVEERVKRWNNSQIISATPQTVESDIIAGRYSLKDVSLLIFDECHRGTGSYSYVFLANRYTQEASNPLILGLTASPGGDEERISQVCQNLFIKEVVVKNEDDPDVKPYFNPIEVEWIKVELKKEHLAIKRHLDTVLKNRLKGLKKMGVISSVHQVSKKDILRARGKVQNRMSRSVKPPRNCLLAISMLTAVFSVMHAMELLETQGVSNLNSYFQRMRQKKTKAAQGLFMDENFKKAVFLTKKSFDKGIEHPKLEKLMKILKKSANKGEQVIVFSQYRDTVNQIFQKCQENDINAVKFFGQTNRETEKGLSQKEQKNIIKAFRMKTYQVLVSTSVAEEGIDIPSVDLVVLYEPVPSEIRMIQRRGRTGRTTKGRMIVLITKNTRDESFYYSSINRERRMKKELKGYDGFEQSLIADDKDVKLLSRKKPDNDEQITVHVDHREARSGVTRELSNLGVKIESTNLPVADYMVSPNIAIERKSSKDFVSSLIDKRLYKQAQALVENFSHPLIILEGDDLYSSGIHPNAIRGALASLAVDFNLPIIPTRNPEDTAAMIHRLAIRESDKSSREMQIQTDRKPLTLTEQQLFIVESLPNIGPVNARNLLEKFKSVEKVFTADLDELKSVKGIGEKIAQNIRNVVESEYSSDTRLENSSDSTDGKNLLFNGKNVAKGKNKPRKEFKLGEIENEKI
- the pyrB gene encoding aspartate carbamoyltransferase gives rise to the protein MGFKLKNIISIKDFSKGDIEYILDLAEEMEPIARSQEKSNILSGSILGMLFYEASTRTRLSFETAMKRLGGSTVGFAESGTSSASKGENLTDTVRIVAEYTDALVIRHNMEGTARYVSEMVDVPVINAGDGAGQHPTQTLLDLYTMKRVLGNIKELHVALVGDLKYGRTVHSLSYALAMFGAKMSFVSPPELKMPREILHDLSRAGVNVQETEDIHDVLPYADVLYVTRIQKERFPDPQEYLKIKGAYTIDSRLLKGSEAIVMHPLPRVDEISHDVDNTPYGRYFQQAFYGVPVRMALLKSII
- a CDS encoding AAA family ATPase; translated protein: MNIFEELGEKNSVFKCKKFLDHRFLPDNLPHREDQIKAVAKYWVEALKNVTPPDVTIYGKTGTGKTAVAKFAKKQLSEVSKEKNVNVRVEYIRCTDFTTEYQVIARLCQQMGQDVPYRGWTKAEVINAFRNLFKKNVFGNNLILIIILDEIDILLKNDGDGLLYTLTRTDNVSIASISNFVDFKQFIKPRVRSSLRDREIVFPPYNAQQLVDILNERSKLSFNEGVLHDEVIPLCAALAAKEEGDARYALDLLRTSGEIADEKGTEMVYEEYVREAKDQIEHNKVTDIVMTLPSQQQKVLESLIFLTKRKEEITSGRLYDVYKDITKGDSVSYRRIFDFINELEMLGLISTKTVSRGRGKGRTNLITLQCDMVLLEDAMWNG
- a CDS encoding tRNA (adenine-N1)-methyltransferase, producing MKILISERGKKFMAGSDDLHTDQGYIKSDDIEKSSPGDVLLTHLGHEFHVVEANINDYIELMDRRCSIILPKDLGVMAAYTGLGSGQRVVEAGTGAGAATIFLGNMVGENGHVYTYELREDFSQIAEKNVKGWGLENVTIKCKNVNEGIDEKDVNLVFLDLPKPWEVIEHARAALKPGGYLVAYTPYIDQVKLFTRILKKREFNHIKSLECLVREIEVRDKGVRPSTRMTGHTGYLSFGRKI